From one Sphingomonas sp. BT-65 genomic stretch:
- a CDS encoding four-carbon acid sugar kinase family protein: MTTPILIVADDLTGALDSAAPFASRGLHVRVALGVDAVAEAAAAAPDVLAIDTRSRNLSPLLAAARVEAAWSAAQALAPRLVMKKIDSRLKGEVAAETAALLAASGRSSAIACPAVLEQERKVTGGRLTGRGVGAPLTVAGHFGGLPCECPDAADEADLAAIARTILDAPDRIVAVGARGLASALASLIAGAPQDASSLVPALPMVIAIGSTDPITIAQVERLRLDCPQIVELPASTAASSGSRDPVILLLRGAGRAGSDPIAATARFGREVAALVRATSARTILCSGGATAAAVMEALGARQLVPEHELDPGVPVARIEGTDGIRLITKSGGFGDPGVLSRIARHAIGLGQVAV, from the coding sequence GTGACGACCCCGATCCTTATTGTCGCCGACGATCTTACCGGCGCGCTCGATAGCGCGGCGCCGTTCGCGTCGCGCGGCTTGCACGTCCGCGTCGCGCTCGGCGTGGACGCGGTCGCCGAGGCTGCTGCCGCCGCGCCGGATGTCCTCGCCATCGACACCCGCAGCCGCAACCTCTCTCCGCTGCTCGCTGCGGCGCGAGTCGAGGCCGCCTGGAGCGCCGCGCAGGCCCTGGCGCCTCGCTTGGTGATGAAGAAGATCGACAGCCGGCTGAAGGGCGAAGTCGCCGCGGAAACCGCCGCGCTACTCGCGGCATCCGGCCGCAGCAGCGCTATCGCCTGCCCGGCAGTGCTCGAGCAGGAGCGGAAGGTGACTGGCGGCCGTCTGACCGGACGGGGTGTCGGCGCGCCGCTCACCGTCGCCGGTCACTTCGGCGGCCTGCCATGCGAATGCCCCGACGCCGCGGATGAGGCCGATCTCGCGGCAATCGCCCGCACGATCCTGGACGCGCCCGACCGTATCGTCGCGGTCGGCGCGCGTGGCCTTGCGAGCGCGCTCGCCAGCCTCATTGCCGGTGCGCCGCAGGATGCCAGCTCTCTGGTGCCGGCTTTGCCGATGGTCATCGCGATCGGATCGACGGATCCGATCACAATCGCGCAGGTCGAACGGCTCCGTCTCGATTGTCCGCAGATCGTGGAACTTCCGGCGTCCACGGCCGCATCGAGCGGCTCGCGCGATCCGGTCATCCTCCTGCTGAGGGGGGCCGGACGTGCCGGATCCGATCCGATCGCCGCGACCGCGCGCTTCGGCCGCGAAGTGGCCGCGCTGGTGCGTGCGACGTCGGCGAGGACCATCCTCTGCTCGGGCGGCGCCACCGCGGCGGCGGTGATGGAAGCGCTCGGAGCGCGGCAACTCGTCCCCGAACATGAGCTCGACCCGGGTGTCCCGGTCGCGCGGATCGAGGGGACTGACGGCATCCGCCTCATCACCAAATCAGGCGGCTTCGGCGATCCCGGCGTGCTCAGCCGGATCGCGCGCCATGCCATCGGTCTTGGCCAGGTGGCAGTATGA
- a CDS encoding Nramp family divalent metal transporter has product MSTAADRAAEPAAAELPQGLPRGIRAHLQGFGPGLVLAMTFLGTGDLISSSVSGGNYGYVLMWTLIVALGARYFMISAIAKYKLQNRFGDRSLMAGYRRVWKGFPIFFAVMMLIYGMIVQSAFLRAGTVGLYELFGRRGGEWGHFWWGIPVVIGTAFVLTRGSAFRLLEWSARVASIVIIGSFVFALVRIGHVDWVALFKGLTFDVPPDNGPFDALFIAVATIGTIGGSAANLLYPYFMAERGWNEPRHRALQQFDLASGMVPLLLINLLIWIVAAETLRGTGITVSNEAGLAQMMTLAVGPLGPTLLWIAFALKAVTSFPAQAHGFARLMFDGLHLGTRRGERFKEIGDDPWFNRAMVAFFIIVPLVITFPGAPDLVHISVFGTSVVTALTLPPILLGILLLTSSKRFMLDAHVNRWWQTAILMIIAVIGIWSLYAIVTNIAGMVAKAI; this is encoded by the coding sequence ATGAGCACCGCCGCGGATCGCGCCGCCGAGCCGGCAGCCGCCGAGCTGCCGCAGGGCCTTCCCAGGGGAATCCGCGCGCATCTTCAGGGTTTCGGTCCCGGGCTGGTGCTCGCCATGACCTTCCTCGGCACCGGCGACCTGATCAGTTCGAGCGTATCCGGCGGCAATTACGGCTATGTGCTGATGTGGACGCTGATCGTCGCCCTCGGCGCGCGCTATTTCATGATTTCGGCGATCGCCAAATACAAGCTGCAGAACCGCTTCGGCGATCGCTCGCTGATGGCCGGCTACCGCCGCGTGTGGAAGGGATTCCCGATCTTCTTCGCGGTGATGATGCTGATCTACGGCATGATCGTCCAATCGGCGTTCCTGCGCGCGGGGACGGTCGGCCTGTACGAATTGTTCGGGCGGCGCGGCGGCGAGTGGGGGCATTTCTGGTGGGGCATTCCCGTCGTCATCGGCACTGCCTTCGTGCTCACCCGCGGCAGCGCCTTCCGGTTGCTCGAATGGAGCGCGCGGGTCGCCTCGATCGTGATCATCGGTTCGTTCGTCTTCGCGCTCGTCCGCATCGGCCATGTCGACTGGGTGGCGCTGTTCAAGGGGCTCACCTTCGACGTGCCGCCCGACAACGGACCGTTCGACGCGCTGTTCATCGCGGTCGCGACGATCGGCACGATCGGCGGATCGGCGGCGAACCTGCTCTACCCCTATTTCATGGCGGAACGCGGCTGGAACGAGCCCAGGCACCGCGCGCTGCAGCAGTTCGACCTGGCCTCGGGCATGGTGCCGCTGCTGCTCATCAACCTGCTGATCTGGATCGTCGCGGCCGAAACGCTGCGCGGGACCGGCATCACCGTTTCGAACGAGGCTGGGCTGGCGCAGATGATGACGCTGGCGGTGGGTCCCTTGGGGCCGACTTTGCTCTGGATCGCCTTCGCGCTCAAGGCGGTCACCAGCTTCCCGGCGCAGGCGCACGGCTTCGCCCGGCTGATGTTCGACGGGTTGCATCTCGGCACGCGGCGCGGCGAACGGTTCAAGGAGATCGGCGACGATCCCTGGTTCAATCGGGCGATGGTGGCATTCTTCATCATCGTGCCGCTGGTGATCACCTTCCCCGGCGCGCCCGATCTCGTCCATATCAGCGTGTTCGGCACTAGCGTCGTGACCGCGCTCACCCTGCCACCGATCTTGCTCGGCATCCTGCTGCTTACGTCGAGCAAGCGCTTCATGCTGGATGCGCATGTCAATCGCTGGTGGCAGACGGCGATCCTGATGATCATCGCCGTGATCGGCATCTGGTCGCTCTACGCGATCGTCACCAATATCGCCGGTATGGTGGCCAAGGCGATCTGA